The Deinococcus aestuarii genome includes the window GAGGTCGAGGAGCCTGTGGGCGGGCGCGTTCCCCAGAGGCGACGAGTGGCTGAACACGTACAGCCCCCGGCAGGCGGTCAGGCCGCGCGAGGCGCTGCGGTCGAGGTCCCACATGTTCACCAGGGCCTGCCACAGCACGGCCAGGTCCTCGTCGCCGAAGCCGGTGTCGCGGGCGAAGGCGGGCACGTAGAAGCCGTGCGCCACGTAGAGTCCGTAGGGGATGTAGGCCTTGCGGCCCATCGTGCCGCTGCGGGCCGTTTCGTCCTCCGCCGCCTGCTTGGGGGCGGGCTTGGTGAGCGCCACGCGGGTGATGGCGGCGTCCAGTCCCAGGATCGGATCGACGCTGCGCGCGAAGGTCAGTTGCACCGGGCCGCGCACCTGTCCCGCGTTGACCTCGGTGCTCATCACGGCGCCAAAGGTGCGGATGTCGAAGAAGTTCTCGCACATCCACTTTTTCGCGGCCTGGATGTCGGTTTGAGTGGCCTTCTTCGGGTCCTTGCCGAGCGCGGTGTAAGCCCGGCCGTGCTGGTTGTTCAGGATGGCGCCCTGCTGGACGTAGATCTTGTAACGTTCTTCGCCGCCCCGCAGCGCGTCCACGTAGTTGCGGACCTTGCGCTTGAGCGACACGTCCGTCACGATGCCCAGGCCCGTCTCAGGGTCGGTGCGTGGCAGGTTGCCAGCGTCCGGGTCGCCATTGGGATTTCCGTTCGTCACGTCGAAGATCAGGACGAAATCGTGGCGGTTGGTGGCGTTGAAGTGGGGCGCGGTGGTAGCGGGCTGTTCGGCAGTCGCGCTGGTCATTGGACGGCTCCTTCGGTGAGCAGGGGTTCGGGCTGCGGGACGTTCTTCTCGGCCTCGGCCCTGGCTTTCTTCGCTTCGGCGCGTTCCCGGATTCCGGCGTTGATCTCGGCCCTCTGGTGGTAGTAGCCCAGCGCAAAAAGGGACTGCTGAGCTGTGGTCAGCGGTTTGGCAGGAATATCCGCCAGGCGGCTCATCACGTCTTCCAGTTCGCGCTGCTTGGCGCGGTAGGCGGGTTCGTTCTCCTTGCGAAGCTTTTGCAGGTGCGCCTGCGAGCCGTGGATCAGGCGGCCCACCACCGCGTAGGGCGTGATGCTCATCGAGCCGTAGAAGCGGTCCACCAGCGTGGTGTTCGCCCTCATCACGCTGCCCTGGATGTCGTCCAGCACGGCGAGCAGCCGCCCCAGGTGGTAGGCCGGTTCGGGCTGCCCAGGATTGAGGGCGTCGAGTGAGTCTTTGTCCATGTCCAACTCCTTCCTGTCACGGGAGAGAAGCACCATCTTGGTCAGCACGGCGCGGGGCCGAGTCACGCGGTACTCGTCGGCGCGGTTGCGGGCGGCGAGCCGCGCCAGGAACGACTCGGGCAGGGGCCGCCCCGAGAGCGCGAACTGCACCAGCGCGTCCACGTCCGGCGCCGTGTGTTCCTTGTTGATGTCGCGGTACATGCCGCTGACCAGCGTGCGGATGTCGTAGCTTTCGCGGTCGTACTTCGGGTTGGCGATCACGAGGGACTGCGCGGTGAAGTAGTCGCTCAGGTTGTCCACCGCCTCCTGCACGGTGCTCGTGAGATGGGTGCGGACGGCGATCCGGCTTCCGCTCGGGGTCAGCCCCACGGCGTGGAAGGCTGCTCCCGGTTTCAGCGTGGGCTGCTCGCCCTGGAAGATGCCCCAGAGGGTCTGCCTGACCTCCTCGGGGCGGGCCTTCTTCTCGCGCTTCTTCTGGATAGCGAACCTGTGCGTCAATTCCGCAGGAGGTTCTTGCAGCGTCCTCGACACCAGTGGCACGGCCCCCTCGCCCGTCCAGAAGGCGTAAGTGACGCCGCCCACCTTCAGGCTGGTATTTGGATCGGCCAGCAGGCGGTTGAGGCCGTTGGCGTACTGCTCCGCCGCCTCGAACTTGACCGGGGCGATCTGGGAGGCTTGCAGGCCGTAGGACTCGAACGCTTGGGCGTTGGCACTGATGAAGTTCATCCCGCTCGTCTGCCCGCCTAAGATGCCTTTGATCTTGACCGGCTCGCGTTCCATTACCGGGCCGACCTCACCTGTGATCAGGCACTCGGCGATCAGGGCTGTTGCGCCGTTCTCGTTGTCCCCCTGCCCAAACTGAGCCGCCCAGAACCGCTGCACGGCGGGAAGCGTCAGCGGCTCCACACCCTCGACGCTGAACGTCACGTTGGTATCGGGCGTGAAGTCGGAAAAGGCAGCCAGATATTTTTCCTTGAAGCTCGCCGGGTCGTGGCCGCCAAGGAACCTCGCCACCGCCTGCACGCTGGGTTCACCTGTAGCCTCGGCGCAAGCTTGGACGAGCGCCTTGAAGGCGTCATGACGCTGCCCCACCTTGGGATCGCCTTCCTTCTTGGCGAACCCCAGCACGTATTCGGCGTTGTCCGTCAAGAGGCGCGGCTTGATCCCCACCGTGCGGACGAGGTTCGGCGCGGGTGTGGGCTTCCCCAAATCCTTCCCCTTCGTCTTGCCGCTGCTGAGAGGCTGCACATCGAGCACCGTGCCGTCACCCCGGAGGGTGACCCTCCAGCGCACGGGTTGCAGGGCGTACATGAAGGGCATCTCGTCCCCGCCCGCCTGCTCCCCCTCGGAGACGGGTTTCTTGCCCTCCCGACGCATCCTCAGCTCGTACTCGCGGAGTTGGTGCAGGAGGCTCATGCGTCCACCTCGCCATAAAGGTGGCGAGGAACGTGCAGGACGCCTTTGTCCAGCCTCGCGTTAAAGAAACGCGGCGTGGCGTTGCCGGTGGCCCAGCGGGCGCCGCCCTCACCGTGAGCGCGGTATTTGAGGCGGCCTTTCCCGTTCTCCTGAAAGTGCAGGTCGAAGAGCATTCGGCCCAGGTCCTCACTGAGGTCGATGGGCGTTTCCGAGGGGTCTGGCGGGCCGAAAAACGCAGTGAACTCGCGGTTGCCCAGGTAAGGCTGGTGGAACGCCTGCCCCTTCTCGGCGCGGCGGGTGAACATTTCGGTGTACTTCTGAAGCGGGTCGGTGGCGTGCGCCCTCGGCACGATGTCCGCCCGTATCACGTAACACACGTCGCGCAGCACCAGCGCGTGCCGTTGCGCCCGGTCCTCCTCGGCGAGGAAACCGCCGCCGTTCGCCGCCCAGGCCCTCGCCGTCCGCTCGGACGCGAGTGTGTTGACCTCGTTCCGCAGGAGGCTGAAGCGGCGGATGGGCTTCAGCACGGCAATTTCGCGCACCTGCCACTCGAACTCGGGTTTCCAGAAGACGGCTTCCAGCACGCCCCGCGCCGCCGAGGGGGTCATCACGTCGTAGGTGACGCGCTCCACCTTGTTCTCGGGGCGGGTGAAACAGGCGTAGTCGCTCCAGACTTTCAGTTCCAGCACATGAGGTCTCCTTTCGAGAGAGGGCGAAGCAGGGCAGCGTGTGGGCTGCCCCGCCGGGGAGCACTACGCAGCTTCGTCACCGTCAAAACTTCCAGTCAGGCAGCTCAACACCTCCCGAGCAAACCAAGCGGCTAGTGAGAGACGGCAGAGTGATCCGATGTCCTCGTTCGCCAACAAGTCAGCCAGTTCGAGTTGGCACCATTCGGCGAAATCGTCCCAATCAGAATTGGCGTACGCGGCAGCGCGGACTCGGCGCTCAAGCCGCTTGAAAACACGACCTTTTACCGTCCAGCTCAGCCCTGCCGTGCTGGCAACGGTCAGGAGGGCCTGGTTCACGGCGTGGGCAAAGGCAGCATTCTCTCGCATGGACCAACCGTACCGCCCGTACCTCCCCGCGTCAAACTTCAGTAATAGGGTACAACGAGGGAAACTGCTGGAGGTATGCTGGTGCTCTGATCCCGCAGGGGGATCGGCGGATTGAAACAGTAAAAGGGTTAGAGAAGTGCCTTGCCCGCCTCTGTGCGGGCTTTTTCGTTTGGTCACCGAACCGTCCCACTTGTTCTCAACGATGAGCATGACTCATCTCCTTTCAGAACGAGGTGTACGGGTCGTCGTTGAAGGCCGCGACGATGCCCAACTTGTCGTCGTACCTCGCCGTCAACGGCCACTGCCGGAGTTCGGGCGGGTCCACCCCGAGGCGCCGTGCCCGCTCCTCCAGCTCCGGGACGGGGGTCAGGAGGTGAGCGAGGGCCTTGGCCTGGTGCGCATAGAGGTTGATCGTGTAGCCCTGCAAGGCCCGCCAGGCGTCCCGGCTCTCGCTCTTGCTCCGGGCGTCGCGGATGGTGGCGAGCAGGGCGTCCACCCTCGCGGGGTCGTAGCTGCGGATGACGACGGGCACCATCTCGCCCTCGATCATCTGGAAGGCGGCGGCGACCTGCTCGAAGTAGAGTTCGGCGTGGGCCTTCTGGAAAGGCATCTCGCCCATGCCCACCCGGACCTGCGGCGCAGTCGAGACGTTGGCGTACACCTGACGAAAATAGGGGGCGAAGACGTTCGGGTCGTGCAGATTTGCGTTCCTCCCCAGCGCGATGCCCGCGAGGCTCTCGCGCACCTGATAGTCCCCCTGAGGCATCCGGTGGTCCTCGGGGCGGAAGACGACGACGTGGCCGGTGTCGAGCTTGCCCTCGCGGTTGCAGCGCCCGGCGGCCTGAACGACGGCCTCCAGCGGGCCCATCGCGCGGTAGACGCGGGGAAAGTCCACGTCGATCCCCGCCTCGATGAGTTGGGTGGAGACGACGCGGCAGGGCAGGCCAGCGTCAAGCCGCTCCCGGATGGTCGCCAGCTCCCGCTTGCGGTGGACGGGGCACATGTTCGTCGAGAGGTGGAAGTGTCCCTCGTCGTTTCCAAGCAGTTCGAACAGGTCATGCGCGTGCTGCCGGGTGTTGACGATGCACAGCACCTGCCCGTGCGTGAGCAGTTCGGCGGCGAGGGCAGGCCAGGCGGTTGGCTCCGTGAGGCGGAACTCGTACTCCACCCGGCGCAGGGCATCGAAGTAGTGGGCCGTGTCCGGCACGAGGTCGCGGATGTCCTTCAGGTCGGGAAAGCCCAGCCGCTCGTCCAATGCAGGCTGAGTGGCGGTGCACAGCACGACGCTGCAACGGGCGTATTTCACGAGGAAGCTGAGGGCGTCCAGGGTGGGACTGAGCAGGTGGGCGGGGAGGCTCTGCGCCTCGTCCAGCACGATGACGCTGCCGCTCAGGTTGTGCAGCCGCCGGAGTTGCGCGGTGCGGGTGCCGAACAGGGTTTCCTGAAACAGCCGGACGGTCGTGGTGACGATCACGGGCGCGTCCCAGTTCTCGGTCGCCAGCTCCGGGGCGCTCGTCTGGTTCTCCTGGCCTTCCGGCCTCTCTGTCACCTCCAGGTTGGAGTGGTGCTCCAACACCTTGAATTCGCCCTCCCGCTCCAGCACGTCGCGGAAGACCCGCGCCGTCTGGTCGATGATGGTGGTGAAGGGCACGGCGTAGACCACCCGGCGCAGGCGGCTCAAGTGCGCGTGCCGGAGGGCAAAGGCGAGCGAGGTCAGGGTTTTACCGCCCCCGGTCGGCATGGTGAGGCGGAAGAAGCCGGGGGGCAGTTCGGCGTTGGACAATGCGGCCGAGTACATCTCGCGTCGGAGAGCGTTGATGGGTTGAGGATCGCGCGTGTCCTGTGTGGCCTTCCGGTCTTGCTCGTCTTGTAGGCGCCCGAGAAGCAATTCCATCTCGCCCTGTTCGGCGGCGTGCAGGTCACGCAGTTTGGCCTTGCTGGGACTGCCGTGCTCCTCCGTGTCCAGCCGGTCGG containing:
- a CDS encoding CRISPR-associated endonuclease Cas3'', yielding MTPVFMGHSPSRENPNWQTLKAHVIGVTLRLEHHVRYVDVPKLLPHARLTGYLHDLGKYRERFQKHRLRWNPRTGQPEAFVEEPVPHSDAGAKVIEHLLTMDREDRSELPFVIANHHGRLKDVDALNKRLSDAEVEEVLGLLDLAVAEMPELGDLLNSELPDLPLEGTGRAFLIRLLLGALVDADRLDTEEHGSPSKAKLRDLHAAEQGEMELLLGRLQDEQDRKATQDTRDPQPINALRREMYSAALSNAELPPGFFRLTMPTGGGKTLTSLAFALRHAHLSRLRRVVYAVPFTTIIDQTARVFRDVLEREGEFKVLEHHSNLEVTERPEGQENQTSAPELATENWDAPVIVTTTVRLFQETLFGTRTAQLRRLHNLSGSVIVLDEAQSLPAHLLSPTLDALSFLVKYARCSVVLCTATQPALDERLGFPDLKDIRDLVPDTAHYFDALRRVEYEFRLTEPTAWPALAAELLTHGQVLCIVNTRQHAHDLFELLGNDEGHFHLSTNMCPVHRKRELATIRERLDAGLPCRVVSTQLIEAGIDVDFPRVYRAMGPLEAVVQAAGRCNREGKLDTGHVVVFRPEDHRMPQGDYQVRESLAGIALGRNANLHDPNVFAPYFRQVYANVSTAPQVRVGMGEMPFQKAHAELYFEQVAAAFQMIEGEMVPVVIRSYDPARVDALLATIRDARSKSESRDAWRALQGYTINLYAHQAKALAHLLTPVPELEERARRLGVDPPELRQWPLTARYDDKLGIVAAFNDDPYTSF
- the cas8c gene encoding type I-C CRISPR-associated protein Cas8c/Csd1, with amino-acid sequence MSLLHQLREYELRMRREGKKPVSEGEQAGGDEMPFMYALQPVRWRVTLRGDGTVLDVQPLSSGKTKGKDLGKPTPAPNLVRTVGIKPRLLTDNAEYVLGFAKKEGDPKVGQRHDAFKALVQACAEATGEPSVQAVARFLGGHDPASFKEKYLAAFSDFTPDTNVTFSVEGVEPLTLPAVQRFWAAQFGQGDNENGATALIAECLITGEVGPVMEREPVKIKGILGGQTSGMNFISANAQAFESYGLQASQIAPVKFEAAEQYANGLNRLLADPNTSLKVGGVTYAFWTGEGAVPLVSRTLQEPPAELTHRFAIQKKREKKARPEEVRQTLWGIFQGEQPTLKPGAAFHAVGLTPSGSRIAVRTHLTSTVQEAVDNLSDYFTAQSLVIANPKYDRESYDIRTLVSGMYRDINKEHTAPDVDALVQFALSGRPLPESFLARLAARNRADEYRVTRPRAVLTKMVLLSRDRKELDMDKDSLDALNPGQPEPAYHLGRLLAVLDDIQGSVMRANTTLVDRFYGSMSITPYAVVGRLIHGSQAHLQKLRKENEPAYRAKQRELEDVMSRLADIPAKPLTTAQQSLFALGYYHQRAEINAGIRERAEAKKARAEAEKNVPQPEPLLTEGAVQ
- the cas7c gene encoding type I-C CRISPR-associated protein Cas7/Csd2, whose translation is MTSATAEQPATTAPHFNATNRHDFVLIFDVTNGNPNGDPDAGNLPRTDPETGLGIVTDVSLKRKVRNYVDALRGGEERYKIYVQQGAILNNQHGRAYTALGKDPKKATQTDIQAAKKWMCENFFDIRTFGAVMSTEVNAGQVRGPVQLTFARSVDPILGLDAAITRVALTKPAPKQAAEDETARSGTMGRKAYIPYGLYVAHGFYVPAFARDTGFGDEDLAVLWQALVNMWDLDRSASRGLTACRGLYVFSHSSPLGNAPAHRLLDLVKPRRREDVTVARGFDDYQPVEVDTFRLPQGVTLTRLDE
- the cas5c gene encoding type I-C CRISPR-associated protein Cas5c; translation: MLELKVWSDYACFTRPENKVERVTYDVMTPSAARGVLEAVFWKPEFEWQVREIAVLKPIRRFSLLRNEVNTLASERTARAWAANGGGFLAEEDRAQRHALVLRDVCYVIRADIVPRAHATDPLQKYTEMFTRRAEKGQAFHQPYLGNREFTAFFGPPDPSETPIDLSEDLGRMLFDLHFQENGKGRLKYRAHGEGGARWATGNATPRFFNARLDKGVLHVPRHLYGEVDA